From the Lolium rigidum isolate FL_2022 chromosome 2, APGP_CSIRO_Lrig_0.1, whole genome shotgun sequence genome, one window contains:
- the LOC124693229 gene encoding uncharacterized protein LOC124693229 isoform X1: MSDRGEVAQEALNRYFIERNAARLLSLENMKEQSKRCVRIFPFNTEPTPSDFERLYDRRLEWYKSIAVLNVPGSKYDGSEVEIPVTIDYPEEDDGREAEDHSYHIVSITRAHGWNKGRHRLERERAEIVVRQSDNYIVAFRVFKTEAERARTPWCVFADVELPAFFGKQIKLNYTTTHGKLAKVRFGAHVLEDIFRFLADMQSNPHQKNTSEGKNYFVTLFVLLGEAQRFQLLQLFFMEHASSVEPLKPSPHLWALFNDWSTLCKLVFEHYIAYLDKPLADAYRAEHKGDEGYTEEKNPFAQMMAKAVNKLGQMLRKHATALHFEPDKRGLYLVGRELLLLNCDITMVLDILMRHRGYDGEFYIKKRSDEASAQMLFEQEIARKEREAEEQRKAEERDAEEREAEEREAEEREAEEADQEKGIEAEEETVDEELEFKKHQKKMQKKKDKQLRRFSGGSKDVIPEDEGDCYQGKLEKAIIVEAEERSEEGFRKQNKKLKSRKATKGTEEAEDSKSCEEEHKALSVQAVKKSKGAHQKTIKAEQSKACEEVAMSIEVAERKKQQEHQQQQQQLKSNSWEEAQRHQNRKSNKQKKQLQRLFEDVAVSSDKAEHNSSSSEENGKKNKKKKKKKKKGTEKQMQRGNKLLFGLQD; the protein is encoded by the exons ATGTCTGATAGGGGAGAAGTAGCGCAAGAGGCACTGAATAGGTACTTTATTGAAAGAAATGCCGCTCGCTTACTATCTTTGGAAAACATGAAGGAGCAAAGCAAAAGATGTGTTAGGATTTTTCCTTTTAATACGGAACCTACCCCGAGCGATTTTGAGAGGTTGTATGATCGGCGTCTTGAGTGGTACAAGTCCATTGCGGTGTTAAATGTCCCTGGCAGCAAGTATGATGGAAGTGAAGTTGAAATCCCCGTGACAATTGACTATCCAgaagag GATGATGGCCGAGAAGCGGAAGACCACTCATATCATATTGTGTCTATCACCCGTGCACATGGCTGGAATAAGGGCCGGCACAGACTTGAGAGAGAGAGGGCTGAGATTGTCGTTAGACAGTCAGACAATTACATCGTAGCATTCCGGGTATTCAAAACCGAGGCCGAAAGGGCGCGCACCCCTTGGTGCGTATTTGCTGATGTTGAGCTACCTGCATTCTTTGGGAAGCAAATCAAACTTAATTACACCACGACCCACGGCAAACT TGCGAAAGTCCGATTTGGAGCCCATGTGCTTGAGGATATATTTCGATTTCTTGCTGACATGCAGTCCAATCCACACCAGAAGAATACAAGTGAAGGGAAGAACTACTTTGTTACCCTGTTTGTTCTTCTAGGTGAAGCACAAAGGTTTCAGTTGCTGCAATTATTTTTCATGGAACATGCTAGTAGTGTTGAGCCGCTGAAGCCTAGTCCGCACTTATGGGCCTTGTTCAATGATTGGTCAACACTATGCAAACTAGTATTTGAACACTATATTGCCTATCTAGACAAGCCTTTAGCTGATGCCTACAGGGCAGAACATAAGGGAGATGAGGGCTACACGGAGGAAAAAAATCCGTTTGCTCAGATGATGGCTAAGGCAGTTAATAAACTTGGTCAGATGTTGCGGAAGCATGCGACTGCACTGCATTTCGAACCTGATAAGAGGGGACTTTACCTTGTCGGGAGGGAGCTATTGCTTTTGAATTGTGATATAACCATGGTCCTTGACATATTAATGCGTCACCGTGGGTATGATGGTGAATTCTATATTAAGAAAAGGTCCGACGAAGCTAGTGCTCAAATGTTATTTGAACAAGAAATTGCTAGGAAGGAAAGAGAAGCTGAGGAGCAAAGAAAAGCTGAGGAAAGAGATGCTGAGGAAAGAGAAGCTGAGGAAAGAGAAGCTGAGGAAAGAGAAGCTGAGGAAGCTGATCAGGAAAAAGGTATAGAAGCTGAGGAGGAAACAGTTGATGAAGAACTGGAATTCAAGAAACATCAGAAGAAGAtgcagaagaagaaagacaagcaGCTAAGGAGGTTCAGTGGAGGAAGTAAGGATGTTATTCCTGAAGACGAGGGCGATTGTTATCAAGGGAAGTTAGAAAAGGCAATCATAGTGGAAGCCGAGGAGAGATCCGAAGAAGGTTTCAGGAAGCAGAACAAGAAGCTGAAGAGCCGGAAAGCTACCAAGGGTACTGAAGAAGCTGAGGACAGCAAGTCCTGTGAAGAGGAACACAAGGCATTGTCAGTACAAGCTGTGAAGAAATCAAAAGGTGCACATCAGAAGACCATTAAAGCTGAGCAGAGCAAGGCATGTGAAGAAGTTGCAATGTCCATAGAAGTTGCAGAGAGGAAGAAGCAGCAGGAGCACcagcagcaacagcaacagctGAAGAGCAATTCTTGGGAAGAGGCACAAAGGCATCAGAATCGTAAGAGTAATAAGCAGAAGAAGCAACTTCAGAGATTGTTTGAAGATGTTGCTGTGAGTTCTGACAAAGCTGAGCATAACAGTTCTTCTTCTGAAGAGAacggcaagaagaacaagaagaagaagaagaaaaagaagaaggggaCTGAGAAGCAGAT GCAGAGGGGGAACAAACTGCTTTTTGGATTGCAGGACTAG
- the LOC124693229 gene encoding uncharacterized protein LOC124693229 isoform X2, whose amino-acid sequence MSDRGEVAQEALNRYFIERNAARLLSLENMKEQSKRCVRIFPFNTEPTPSDFERLYDRRLEWYKSIAVLNVPGSKYDGSEVEIPVTIDYPEEDDGREAEDHSYHIVSITRAHGWNKGRHRLERERAEIVVRQSDNYIVAFRVFKTEAERARTPWCVFADVELPAFFGKQIKLNYTTTHGKLAKVRFGAHVLEDIFRFLADMQSNPHQKNTSEGKNYFVTLFVLLGEAQRFQLLQLFFMEHASSVEPLKPSPHLWALFNDWSTLCKLVFEHYIAYLDKPLADAYRAEHKGDEGYTEEKNPFAQMMAKAVNKLGQMLRKHATALHFEPDKRGLYLVGRELLLLNCDITMVLDILMRHRGYDGEFYIKKRSDEASAQMLFEQEIARKEREAEEQRKAEERDAEEREAEEREAEEREAEEADQEKGIEAEEETVDEELEFKKHQKKMQKKKDKQLRRFSGGSKDVIPEDEGDCYQGKLEKAIIVEAEERSEEGFRKQNKKLKSRKATKGTEEAEDSKSCEEEHKALSVQAVKKSKGAHQKTIKAEQSKACEEVAMSIEVAERKKQQEHQQQQQQLKSNSWEEAQRHQNRKSNKQKKQLQRLFEDVAVSSDKAEHNSSSSEENGKKNKKKKKKKKKGTEKQI is encoded by the exons ATGTCTGATAGGGGAGAAGTAGCGCAAGAGGCACTGAATAGGTACTTTATTGAAAGAAATGCCGCTCGCTTACTATCTTTGGAAAACATGAAGGAGCAAAGCAAAAGATGTGTTAGGATTTTTCCTTTTAATACGGAACCTACCCCGAGCGATTTTGAGAGGTTGTATGATCGGCGTCTTGAGTGGTACAAGTCCATTGCGGTGTTAAATGTCCCTGGCAGCAAGTATGATGGAAGTGAAGTTGAAATCCCCGTGACAATTGACTATCCAgaagag GATGATGGCCGAGAAGCGGAAGACCACTCATATCATATTGTGTCTATCACCCGTGCACATGGCTGGAATAAGGGCCGGCACAGACTTGAGAGAGAGAGGGCTGAGATTGTCGTTAGACAGTCAGACAATTACATCGTAGCATTCCGGGTATTCAAAACCGAGGCCGAAAGGGCGCGCACCCCTTGGTGCGTATTTGCTGATGTTGAGCTACCTGCATTCTTTGGGAAGCAAATCAAACTTAATTACACCACGACCCACGGCAAACT TGCGAAAGTCCGATTTGGAGCCCATGTGCTTGAGGATATATTTCGATTTCTTGCTGACATGCAGTCCAATCCACACCAGAAGAATACAAGTGAAGGGAAGAACTACTTTGTTACCCTGTTTGTTCTTCTAGGTGAAGCACAAAGGTTTCAGTTGCTGCAATTATTTTTCATGGAACATGCTAGTAGTGTTGAGCCGCTGAAGCCTAGTCCGCACTTATGGGCCTTGTTCAATGATTGGTCAACACTATGCAAACTAGTATTTGAACACTATATTGCCTATCTAGACAAGCCTTTAGCTGATGCCTACAGGGCAGAACATAAGGGAGATGAGGGCTACACGGAGGAAAAAAATCCGTTTGCTCAGATGATGGCTAAGGCAGTTAATAAACTTGGTCAGATGTTGCGGAAGCATGCGACTGCACTGCATTTCGAACCTGATAAGAGGGGACTTTACCTTGTCGGGAGGGAGCTATTGCTTTTGAATTGTGATATAACCATGGTCCTTGACATATTAATGCGTCACCGTGGGTATGATGGTGAATTCTATATTAAGAAAAGGTCCGACGAAGCTAGTGCTCAAATGTTATTTGAACAAGAAATTGCTAGGAAGGAAAGAGAAGCTGAGGAGCAAAGAAAAGCTGAGGAAAGAGATGCTGAGGAAAGAGAAGCTGAGGAAAGAGAAGCTGAGGAAAGAGAAGCTGAGGAAGCTGATCAGGAAAAAGGTATAGAAGCTGAGGAGGAAACAGTTGATGAAGAACTGGAATTCAAGAAACATCAGAAGAAGAtgcagaagaagaaagacaagcaGCTAAGGAGGTTCAGTGGAGGAAGTAAGGATGTTATTCCTGAAGACGAGGGCGATTGTTATCAAGGGAAGTTAGAAAAGGCAATCATAGTGGAAGCCGAGGAGAGATCCGAAGAAGGTTTCAGGAAGCAGAACAAGAAGCTGAAGAGCCGGAAAGCTACCAAGGGTACTGAAGAAGCTGAGGACAGCAAGTCCTGTGAAGAGGAACACAAGGCATTGTCAGTACAAGCTGTGAAGAAATCAAAAGGTGCACATCAGAAGACCATTAAAGCTGAGCAGAGCAAGGCATGTGAAGAAGTTGCAATGTCCATAGAAGTTGCAGAGAGGAAGAAGCAGCAGGAGCACcagcagcaacagcaacagctGAAGAGCAATTCTTGGGAAGAGGCACAAAGGCATCAGAATCGTAAGAGTAATAAGCAGAAGAAGCAACTTCAGAGATTGTTTGAAGATGTTGCTGTGAGTTCTGACAAAGCTGAGCATAACAGTTCTTCTTCTGAAGAGAacggcaagaagaacaagaagaagaagaagaaaaagaagaaggggaCTGAGAAGCAGAT CTGA